CACCATCATGGgagccaattctttaaaataaatctatgtatgtatcttcctggttctatttctctggagaaccccaaTACACCACTTTTATTTAGGGAGGAAGGAGTTACCCAAACATTAAGGAGGGGGCTCCCTGACATGTGCTCCTTGGGTACATCACTGATAAGCTGGTGTGGACTTGCCCCCAGCTGCTCCCCTCAACTCCGTGCAGCCCTGAGGATGACCATTTCCTTGAAGGTCATCTCCGGGGGTGAGGCGACAGCACTGACCAACCCCTGGAGGAAGAAGGAGGCTGGCGAGTTCCAGGTGAGAGGGAACAAAAGTCAGAATTGTCCCCCACCCTTGGCTGGTAACCCCGAGTAGTTTTATTCCATAATGCATCAGACTTTGGTGTATTAGTCTCTCTAGCCCATATTTTgaggatgaaaaaataaaaactcatgtttttttttttttttaagtgcctgAGGAAACAAAAGGTCAGAAAGTGTATTGGGGAAGTGGACCCTAATTTATGGTTTATGAGTTGAGTTTATACACTTTAATGTTTGAGAAAAATCTTTTGATTGTGGAGAGGCTGCAAAGGTCCCAGTTCTGAGATGAATTTATAGACAGAAAAGAAACTATCACGGTTGCACAGTAATTCATACATTCACCCGTCACCCAGGAGGGGAGACACGGACCCAGAACCTGTCCCGAAGATAGGTGTAAATTGCACATTCCCAGGGTAAGAGCTGCCTGACTTAGCAGCCAAGCATCTAGGCCGATAAAGGCCCATCCTAATGATGTCACTCACAGTCAACCATCAGCTTGTGTTCAGGAGTGGATTCTATTTTTTCCATGTGCACGAAAACAAGCCTGGCACATGGACAGAGGGAGAGTACTTCAGGGAGAGAAAAGTGCATCCGAGGACCTAATTACATTGACAACGATTGGAGTAAAGCACATCTAAACAACTGTCCAGTTTGGAAATGCTACCTAACGGTCTCCAAGTACGCTAAACGAGTCCTTTGCTGCGGGGAGCACCGGTTTCCTTGTGAAGCTGTAAGCGGTTACCAAGGATACAAGTCACGGCAGGTGCCTGTGGAGTGGAAGGCGGGCTTTCCGGCTGCCATCAGTGTACAGGCGAGGGGTGAACAGCCACACAGGAAGGCTGTCTGGAGCTTTCTGCACGAGGCTGGATCAttagagttgggggtgggggtgggaggagggcttGGAAATAGTTTAGGAGCAGAAGAGGGTTTCCCCAGGACCCACGCGGGGACAGTGGCAGGACAGGGACCACAGTCGCCTTCCCTCGTTTCTCCTCTATTATCCGTGGAACAAGGGGACAATCCAGCTACGAGGCAATCTGCCTCTTATGGGCGGaactgtccccctccccctccccaaagcCCCATATCCGTATATTCAAGCCCTCCCCTCCACGACTTAGAatatggctgtatttggagacagggcctttaacgAGGTgatttaagttaaaatgaggctgttaggATGGGCTCTTATCCAGTCTGACACCAGGGGGCATGCAGGCGTGCAGGAAAAAGACCCTGTGAGGACACATGGAGAAGAtggtcatctgcaagccaaggaaaacAGCCTCGAGAGAATCCAAATCTGCTGacacctggatcttggacttctggcctccagaactgtgagaacataattgtctgttgtttaagccacgcaGCCcgtggcagccccagcaaacgaACGCGTTCCCCTTCTGAAGGCCACCCCGGCCACAAGTGTGGTTTTCTGTATTTCCTTCCGGAGCCCACGTGTTGCCCACGGTGGCTTTTTGCACCCAGAACTGAATGCTATCttaaaaaaagagcaagagaaagagtGAACAGCTGGTGCGGCAAAAATACACAGCAGGGAGCCTGGCGTTGTTCTGCTACTCAAAACCTCAAATCTCAAAGTGGGCATGCGAGAAGACGCGTGGAGACCCGAGGGGGTCCCGTCCAGCACTGGGCCTTTCCCGTTTCCCTCTGTGAACTTCACGGAAGGGGCTTCAGGTTTCCTACCCGGAAAACGGGCATCACGCCACCTCATCTTCTGGAGGCATCTATCTGCCTACATACGCCCCATACCCAGGAAGCAGATGCTGCCCTGTATTATGACTAAATTGCCAACCCCCGATGTTGGCAGGCGTCCTCAGGAGAGCAGCACGATCATTCTGAGTCTGGCTTGTTTAGACTCAGGCGTCAGCAAATCCAGCTCCAAATCCCAGGCAGCCCCTTTGAAAGCTGCCTTCTTTCTACTTTGGTGGTATAGACGTCCGTCTACATGAGTAGATTTTAGGGACCTGGACCAGGGATATTGCCCATGTGAGCGGGGACGCTATCCCCCGGGCCTGAAACAGTGCTTGGCAGTATGAACCCGGACCAGCCACCTTCTGCAGTTCTCATTGTCAGAGCCACTGCTTTGGGTTAAGGCATTAAAGGCCCTTGTTAAATATGTTATTACGGGCCATGCATATGAAGACATCATCAGCCATTAACACCTCTTTGTGACTTCATCAGAGTGGCCTCAGACCCCTCTCAGCCCCTCGGGGACCAAAGCTGGGGCAGCTGAGTTCTGgcgggagaagaggaagaagacccACAGGCCGTGGGGCAGGGGCGAGGTGGACAGGGCATGGGGGGGTGGTGACAACAAACGGTGGAGGACTTCACAAGGACAGCGCGGGACGACTCTGAACCAGCCAGAGCTCCGTATCAGAGCCACCTCTTGGCCCCATAGCCCAGATCACGACGCGAGGGCCAGGCCAGTTGGCAAGCACACAAGTCCACCTGGGTCTCTGGAAGGAACCTGGCATCGCAGAGCTGGCCTTGGCCTGGGTCCATGACGTAGCGTAGGGTGCGGGGGCGGGGGAGACAGAGCTGGAAGGCCCACCTCTCCCAGGGAAGGAGAGCGCCCAGTGATTGGCACTCAAGAGGTGGGGTGACCCCCCAGCTCTCAACCAGTCATCCCGCTCGCTGGCTCCAGACTCCTGACACCCACCCTGGGCTGCAGGAGCTCCTCTGGGCGAGCAGGGAGGGGGCACGGGTCAGGTGGAAACAGCTAAGCACGGGGACAGCCGGGGCCGCAGACCAGGGGCAGCGGGGGCAGGGAAGGCTGTCTGGGCAGGCGGTCCGGGCGGGGACTCAGCAGGGGGAGGAAGACAGCTGGCGGTAGTCGGGGCGCCTGAGCGGGGCGGGGTGGGTGCCGCTCATCTGCAGGGAGACGTCGCTGGAGATGTCGGAGGGGCTGCGGCCTCGCGCCCAGGCGTCCGGGTGCAGGAACTGGCCCGAGTGATCGGAGCAGTTGCTCAGACGCGGGCGGTAGAAGCCGGGGTGAGGCCGGTACACGTCCTCGGCGGTGCACCGCTTCATGAACAGGTGCAGGGCCATCACCCCCGCACTCTGCGGGCAGGGGGAGCTCGTGCTGGGGCCTGGCCTTGGACGCGGCCGCGGGAGCTCGAGCGCGAGGCGGGGACAaggcgggcgcggggcggggccggggatgGAAGGGCGGGAGAGCGGCGGGTCCAGGGGGAGCGTGgcctccccccaaccctcccGGGGcagcgccccgccccgccccgcccgcgggGAGGCGTTTACCTCCGTTAAGAGGAAGGAGATGGCAGCGAAGGCAAACGACCATCCGTACTTGTAGGTGAAGTAGGTCTCCGCATCCTTGGTCCTGTTGAGCATCTCATCGTTGACGCTGGAGATGTACAGCACCAGGCCCACCACCAGCGAGAGGCCTGCAGGGGGGCAAGGGCGCTCGGCAAGGAAGCCGGGGAGCCGCCGCTGGGGCACCGCCTCCCCTCGGGGTTCAGGGAGAAGGCCTCGGCCTTGGGTGACCATGACCCCACTCTGGAGTTCAAGGAGGGCAGGAGCCCTCCTCCTGAAGGCCCTGTTTAGACCATTACGTTCTAGAAAGCCGACGGCTGCAGGTAAGAAAGCTCCTGTCCAGCTACCTCCCGAGCCACGGTGAGCCCGAGGGTTCTCACCGCCCCCCCACCACCAGAACCACCTGTTAGATGTGCGTCCCATGAGCCCCATCCCCGGACCTTCTGAGTCACGTGGCCTGGACTGGCACCTGGCACCGTGTTGTCCTAAGTGCTCCCCAGGCAAGGCTCATGTGAACTCAGGGTGTGAACCACTGACTTAGCAAGTGGCTTCCGCTGAACTGAGGGATAATACAGGCTCCGCTGGCAGAGATAGCCAGGGCCTCCAGAGCCTGGACAGATGGTCATGTAACTGTGGATCTGTGCAGCCCACCTGCCCCTGGGCGCGGCCAGTTACTGAGGTCGTTAGGCAGCAGAGGCAAAGAGAGATCGTCCAGGCTCTGGCAAGCGTTACACCAGGAGGCCAGCGCTGCCCGAACTCCTCCCGCCATTGTGCAAACGACCGACTGATCATCGGTCAGTCAGTGACTGTAACTGAAACAGGACACAATTAATTACTCTGTTCTGAGCTGCTCAGGTTTAATTCCATTCACATGATTAAGCTGGGGCACCTTGAAGGACGAATGCTACGGGAAAACAAGCATGATTCAGGCCTTCCTTGGCACTTAACTCACACTGGAATGAAGCTGGCCCAAGGGAACCCTGTCTACTGCTGTCATTAAAACACTTCATGCAGCCAAGCTCAGTCTGAGATCTCTGGTCCTGCTGCCCGCCGCTGAGAAACCTCAGGTGCTTTGAagctgctgtgtggccttgactGTTGTGAAGTTTATAGATAAAGAGCGAGCTTAACCTGGGTCTGTATCTCTTGGACTAGGTGCAAACATCATGGTGCAGAGGGTGGGCTGAGGACACTGCAGGTGCTCAATGAACATTtgttagatggatggatggatggatggatggatggatggatggatggatggatggatggatggatggaagaattgatggatggatggatggatggaaggatggatggatggatggatggatggaaggagggatggatggatggaacgatggaaggagggatggatggatggaaggatggatggatggatggatggatggatggatggatggatggatggaaagatggatggatgaagggaTTAATAGATGGAAGAATGGATGGCAGATAGGTGGGTGGATTGAAAAAAAGATGGACAGACGAATGGGAgaaaggatggatggaaggatggatggatggaaggatggatggaaggaaggagaaagaaagaaaagctcttGGGCATCTAGTGTTCTGACTGCCACCTGGCTCCCAAGCTATATTGACAAGACAATGTTGGGAAAAGGAACCTAAAGTGGCTTGGAAGTTGGGTGGCAACCAGAATGCCTGGTGCTGGCagctgtttctcttttctttccatctgtccatctgtccatccatccatccgtccattaTTCAAGCCATCCACCTACCCATCTTCCATCTGTATCCCCTCTCTTATCAACAAATCCAGGGCTCCAGGGCATCTACAATCCATGCCCTAAGAGCCATGCGTTTGGCTCGATGCATTAAGAAAAGGTGCTCATGAAAACGCAGAGGACATCCTGAAGGGGAGAAACAGCCGACCTTCATTTACCACCTTTTCTTCCCAGCTCACtctccacaccccctgcagtaaTCTCCTCCACGTCTGATTCCCTCCCCTAGTCCCTAGGCCAACAGCTCCGTCTCCACCTTTGGTGTCTCTACTCCCAGGAGCCCCAAACCCTGACCCCTAGCAGCCTTCTGGGCACTGCTTCCAGCTGTCACATCGGCACCTCAAACTTTGCATTTCCCACTCTACGTTCATGATCTTGACTCCAAATCTGCTGCTTCTCCTGTGATCCCTGGATGAGGGATGCAGTGCACCGCCCACCCAGGGCCTGACTCCGTGCTAGCCCTTGGCTCCTCCCTTGAAGCCCAGCCCTCGTCCGACTGAGCTTACCTCCCAGGTGTCCATGagcctctcccttctctcttccccGCTGtcagcccctccccatcccctccctcctgcacaACTGAAGTAGCCTCTCGCCTGCTCTCCCTGCCCCGTGTcttgcttccttcctcccctcactCTCCAGAAGGATTATTCTAAAATCCAAATCTGGTAATGTCCTTCCTCGGCTTAAAATCCTCCCGAGGCTTCTCACAAAGTCCCCAACAAGGCGACCTCAgctgccaccccccacctctcgCCACATCCTCCTGACGTTCCCGCCACCACGAGTCACGATTGAGCTTAGTCTCCCCTGGCCTTcatcctctctcttccctccaggCTCCCTTCCGCCCACCCCAACCTCACACTCTTTACCTAATTCCTACCCACCCTCCATCTCGCCTGCTCCTGGTGGCCGTCCCTGACCAGCTCCCGGTCTGAGTTTCCGCCGCTGCCCTTGGCCCCCATAACAGTCCTTGCTGACGCTGTCAGAGCCCTTGTCAGGCAGGGTCCACATTTCCTGCCCACTTGTTTATGTCCCCTAATACACTGCCCTTTCTGTAGGTAGAGATCCCAGATCCCAGTGATAAGGCCTGGGAGATACATGAATGGATGAGTCAGCACATGAATAAACGAAAGAAAGAGTGAATGATCGAGTACAGTCTGGGGTCGGTCCAGGAGGACAGATCCACACTGAAGGGGCCTGGGTAGCCCAGGGTAGGGGGTAGGGGGTCTCTGGAGGATAGCTGAGGGATGGGAGATGAAGAGGCCATCATTCCAAAGGCAGATTGTATTTCTTTCATGTAAAAACACAAAGACATAGCCCTCAAGAAAACCAGGGATACTCATTAGCAGTGGGAACGAGAGGAAAGCGGCAGTGATGGTATGGCATGAGGAGGACCCTGGGTtctcatcccagctctgcccagggGGAGCTGTCAGGTCACTGCTCCTCCAGAGGTGATGGATGGGCCCGGGTCCTTGGAACCCTCCTCCAGCTCGGACTCAGTTGTGCTTGAGCCACTGATGCGGCGGGTCCTGTGCAGGGGCTGACCCGCAGCTGGGACCAGGGCTTCCCAGAGCAGAGTGGTTTAGGAATCAAATGTCAGAAGTGCAGAGTGCACGAGCGAAAACGGCACCACTTACCGgagaggataaagaagatgccGGAGACAAAGGCCAGGATTGTCCTGTGGGGACGGATGTGTCCAATGTTGCTCAGGATGAAGCCAATGAACATGAAGAAGAGGCTGACCAGGGGGAACGGCGTGGCCGAGCGAATCATTTCTGACCGAGGGGATGGAAGGATGCCGTCAGCCTCCAGCAGCCTCACTCAGTGCTCGCCCTCTCGAGTCAAGTGTTCCTGGCAGAGTCCACCAGCTGGTCCCCAAGCCCCCGCCCTGCACGAGCGGCCCAGGCTCCATCCCCTCCTCGGTGGGGCTTTTGTCCCTTGGCCCTTAGCCTGCAGGGCCTATGCTAACTCAGAACTGTACTGCAGGTTCACATGGGTCTGAACCAACTCTGGTGAGGCCAAGGCCATGACGTCAGTCTCGCTGGGGGCCGGAGAGCTTGGTTCAGTTCCCTGGGTACTATGGTGTGAACGTCTgtgtccaccccccaccccccaacaaaaTTCACTTGCTAAACCTAACGCCCAAGGTGATGGtataggaggtggggcctttgggaggtgcttaggtcacgagggtggggccctcatgaaagggattagtgcccttatgaaagagaccccCGCCCCAGAGCTCCCTCGCCCCTGctaccgtgtgaggacacagtgagaaggcaggaggagggccCTCCCCAGAACGTGACCATGCtggcgccttgatcttggacttctaatcTCCAGAgctgagagaaataaatttctgtggcttCTAAGT
This is a stretch of genomic DNA from Eschrichtius robustus isolate mEscRob2 chromosome 20, mEscRob2.pri, whole genome shotgun sequence. It encodes these proteins:
- the CACNG5 gene encoding voltage-dependent calcium channel gamma-5 subunit is translated as MDACRRKALTLLSSVFAVCGLGLLGVAVSTDHWLYLEEGVVLPQNQSTETKMSLHSGLWRVCFLAGEERGRCFTIEYVMPVSPQLTSESTVNVLKMIRSATPFPLVSLFFMFIGFILSNIGHIRPHRTILAFVSGIFFILSGLSLVVGLVLYISSVNDEMLNRTKDAETYFTYKYGWSFAFAAISFLLTESAGVMALHLFMKRCTAEDVYRPHPGFYRPRLSNCSDHSGQFLHPDAWARGRSPSDISSDVSLQMSGTHPAPLRRPDYRQLSSSPC